The Cryptococcus deuterogattii R265 chromosome 3, complete sequence genome has a segment encoding these proteins:
- a CDS encoding chitin synthase yields MPPPSSETPSHRYSHLDQISPSDTQENSPVDGNHDPCRQSAGFDHHNYPNPYAQRDAYAVSNHPQSTNLNQQPYLHQDRSESFDEPVYGAPPPGHNVGYEDAEPNEHEQHDSTMWSERPSYSAPYDSDIKAPLDPTPYTPDLEADGMVVKEKKVHATEVMATSKARRWWIRITWMMTWWIPSFLLVYLGRMKRADVRMAWREKLTIFMMIFLSCAVVLFYIIFFGKLLCPDSDKAWNETELATHQGDNDYYAAIAGKVYDFTKFYKAQHSDLSSYTTSSDLMLEFAGQDLTNYFPMPMTVACPNLVTSTDLTLMYSNFTPIVQYAVHTSGPLQTVENTKLNDINWYTDTLNPALEHYYKGYYVFDKSEIASGADSDNKYWAIYNNKIYDLTNYIYTVSYYSSSSGTNLPNYSFLNSDISDLFQTSAGQDITKDMNEKLAALTAEDAANQMTCLNNAFYLGELDFRKTPKCTVQNYLLLAFSIILIATIASKFLAALQLGSKRQPELLDKFVICQVPCYTEGEESLKRTIDSLAALNYDDKRKLIFIICDGNIVGSGNNRPTPRIVLDLLGVDEKLEAEPLLFKSIGEGSKQLNYGKVYSGLYEFEGHVVPYIVVVKVGKPSEISKPGNRGKRDSQVLLLQYLNRVHFDAPMTPLELEIYHQMRNVIGIDPAFYEYIFQVDADTTVTPDSLNRLIACAADDQQIIGICGETKLANEHESLTTMIQVYEYYISHHLTKAFESLFGSVTCLPGCFSVYRIRTAEGGRPVIISSIVIDEYAEPNVDTLHKKNLFSLGEDRYLTTLMMKNFPTFKMKFTPDAIAHTVAPSKWSVLLSQRRRWINSTIHNLVELLFLPEMCGFCLFSMRWVVFLDLLGTIILPATCGYLIYLVIVVSTGKAAIPVISLAMIGATYGLQALIFILKREFMLIGWMLVYILAFPVWSVFLPIYSFWSMDDFSWGNTRKVVGEGNQKTVVIEDDEPFNEGMIPYRTFKEYEWNAWEAASLHSESPAPSEKSLRTTRTGQSCRPHPNSIHPPSFHSSASELPSGADYWRDSSTLGMAHGSRRLHQVSSDPSMRGDKAFVNGRKPQVERVQSMAGMSMWGSGSVYDPSKQAVGGPAFLHPLMTGNSLASQPTFYPPQTHYPMSMYGSPMMMTMGMPMMGLQHIGNANIAEATAGPRGTMMTMGLGDQSRVTSFSTGGPVAESGTGRLAGLSINEEEEVQDEEVLAKLKTWLSKQDLMSVTKRQTREAIYTLFPNASLQSRARWLNEHIDKILSES; encoded by the exons ATGCCGCCACCCAGTTCAGAGACACCGTCTCATCGCTACTCTCATCTCGATCAGATATCACCCTCAGACACTCAAGAGAACTCTCCCGTCGATGGCAATCATGATCCGTGCAGACAGTCGGCCGGTTTCGACCACCACAACTACCCAAACCCATACGCTCAGCGGGACGCATATGCAGTTTCCAACCATCCACAATCCACAAACCTCAATCAACAGCCATACTTGCACCAAGACAGATCAGAGTCATTTGATGAGCCAGTCTATGGAGCTCCGCCACCAGGTCACAACGTCGGCTACGAAGACGCTGAACCAAATGAGCACGAACAGCACGACAGTACGATGTGGTCTGAACGCCCATCGTATTCTGCTCCTTATGATAGCGACATCAAAGCACCCTTGGATCCTACTCCTTACACACCCGACCTGGAAGCAGACGGAATGGtcgtcaaggagaagaaggtgcaTGCAACGGAAGTCATGGCTACGTCAAAAGCTCGACGATGGTGGATCAGAATCACATGGATGATGACCTGGTGGATCCCTTCGTTCTTGCTGGTTTATCTTGGAAGGATGAAGCGAGCTGATGTGAGGATGGCCTGGAGAGAGAAACTGACAATCTTCATGATGATTTTTTTGTCTTGCGCGGTTGTCTTGTTCTacatcatctttttcgGGAAGCTGCTTTGTCCTGATAGCGATAAAGCTTGGAATGAGACGGAGCTGGCAACGCACCAAGGTGACAATGATTACTATGCTGCTATTGCCGGAAAGGTCTACGAC TTCACGAAGTTTTACAAAGCTCAACACTCCGACTTGTCCTCATACACAACCTCATCTGACCTTATGCTTGAATTCGCTGGTCAGGATCTGACCAACTACTTCCCCATGCCGATGACTGTTGCATGTCCCAATCTAGTGACTTCTACCGATCTTACACTGATGTACTCCAACTTCACTCCGATCGTCCAGTACGCAGTGCATACCTCAGGTCCATTGCAGACAGTTGAGAACACCAAGCTAAATGATATCAACTGGTACACTGACACTCTGAATCCTGCTTTGGAACACTACTACAAGGGATATTATGTTTTCGACAAGTCTGAGATAGCATCTGGCGCTGATTCGGACAACAA ATATTGGGCCATTTACAATAACAAAATCTATGACTTGACCAACTACATCTATACCGTATCATATTACTCGTCATCATCCGGAACCAACCTTCCCAACTactctttcctcaactcTGATATTTCCGATCTGTTCCAGACATCTGCAGGGCAAGATATCACAAAGGATATGAACGAAAAACTCGCTGCTTTGACAGCTGAAGATGCAGCAAACCAGATGACCTGCTTGAACAATGCGTTCTACCTCGGAGAGTTGGACTTCAGAAAGACGCCCAAGTGTACTGTTCAGAACTATCTGCTGTTGGCTTTCAGTATCATTCTCATTGCTACCATCGCTTCCAAAT TCCTGGCGGCTTTGCAACTCGGATCCAAACGTCAGCCTGAACTGCTCGACAAATTTGTTATTTGCCAAGTACCTTGTTACactgaaggtgaagagtCACTCAAGCGCACGATCGATTCCCTTGCGGCCCTCAATTATGATGACAAGCGCaagctcatcttcatcatttgTGATGGAAACATTGTCGGTAGCGGGAACAACCGACCTACACCTAGGATCGTGCTTGATCTGCTGGGTGTAGACGAAAAGCTTGAGGCGGAACCTTTATTGTTCAAAAGCATTGGTGAGGGGAGTAAACAACTGAACTATGGCAAAGTATATTCTGGGCTGTATGAATTTGAAGGGCATGTCGTTCC GTACATTGTCGTTGTTAAGGTCGGCAAACCTAGCGAAATCTCCAAACCCGGTAACAGAGGAAAACGTGATTCGCAAGTCTTATTGCTGCAGTATCTCAACCGAGTCCATTTTGACGCTCCCATGACGCCCCTTGAGTTGGAGATCTACCACCAGATGCGTAATGTCATAGGTATAGATCCAGCATTTTATGAGTATATTTTCCAAGTCGACGCCGATACGACTGTGACTCCCGATTCTCTCAACAGACTTATTGCTTGTGCGGCAGACGATCAACAAATTATCGGTATTTGCGGTGAAACCAAACTTGCTAATGAGCATGAAAGCTTGACTACTATGATTCAG GTCTATGAATACTACATCTCGCACCACCTTACAAAAGCTTTTGAGTCTCTTTTTGGCAGCGTCACCTGTCTTCCTGGTTGTTTTTCTGTTTACCGCATCCGTACAGCCGAAGGTGGTCGGCCAGtgatcatctcctcaatcGTCATTGATGAATACGCCGAACCCAATGTCGATACACTGCATAAAAAGAACCTCTTCTCACTGGGTGAAGATCGATACCTCACGacgttgatgatgaaaaacTTCCCCACTTTCAAGATGAAGTTTACACCTGACGCTATCGCACACACGGTCGCTCCTTCGAAATGGTCGGTACTACTTTCGCAAAGACGACGATGGATCAACTCCACAATCCATAACCTTGTAGAGCTATTGTTCTTACCGGAAATGTGTGGATTTTGTCTCTTCTCAATGAGATGGGTCGTCTTCCTGGATTTGCTGGGTACGATCATTCTGCCGGCCACGTGTGGTTAT CTTATCTATCTTGTCATTGTCGTGTCTACGGGTAAAGCAGCTATTCCAGTTATATCACTGGCAATGATTGGAGCAACCTACGGTCTTCAG GCATTAATCTTTATCCTCAAACGGGAATTTATGCTTATCGGCTGGATGCTTGTTTACATTCTCGCTTTTCCTGTTTGGTCCGTCTTTCTACCGATCTATTCATTCTGGTCGATGGATGATTTCAGTTGGGGAAATACTCG CAAAGTGGTTGGCGAAGGCAACCAGAAGACTGTCGTTatcgaagatgacgagccTTTCAACGAGGGGATGATCCCTTACCGGACCTTCAAAG AATACGAATGGAATGCTTGGGAAGCAGCATCCCTTCACTCCGAATCTCCAGCTCCTTCCGAAAAGTCTCTACGCACGACGCGAACAGGTCAATCCTGTCGGCCGCATCCTAACTCTATCCAtccaccttctttccattcatCCGCCTCAGAATTACCATCTGGAGCCGATTACTGGCGGGATTCTTCCACACTTGGAATGGCTCATGGGTCAAGGAGGTTGCATCAGGTATCCAGCGATCCGAGCATGAGGGGTGATAAAGCATTCGTCAATGGAAGGAAGCCACAAGTGGAGAGGGTGCAGAGCATGGCAGGCATGTCGATGTGGGGTTCTGGCTCAGTGTACGACCCATCCAAGCAGGCCGTGGGGGGCCCAGCgttccttcatccactgATGACCGGTAACTCGCTCGCTTCACAACCAACCTTCTACCCACCTCAGACTCATTACCCAATGTCAATGTACGGATCTcccatgatgatgaccatGGGCATGCCCATGATGGGACTGCAACACATTGGTAATGCCAACATAGCCGAAGCAACAGCAGGGCCGAGGGGGACTATGATGACTATGGGGTTAGGTGACCAAAGTCGTGTGACTTCATTCAGCACAGGTGGTCCTGTGGCTGAAAGCGGTACTGGTAGGCTGGCAGGACTGAGTATcaatgaggaggaggaagtgcaagatgaggaggtgCTGGCCAAGTTGAAAACTTGGCTAAGTAAACAGGATCTCATGAGCGT AACGAAGAGGCAGACCAGAGAAGCCATATACACACTCTTCCCCAATGCCAGTCTTCAAAGCCGTGCAAGATGGCTGAACGAGCATATCGACAAGATTTTGAGCGAGTCATGA
- a CDS encoding DNA mismatch repair protein MSH5 — translation MHGNLKRQATSATSTRESRSGETVKRLKGKKSHGTRQQSTLALTSQTEQPQSGLQRILTGGSENEEMNTEQGGDVIMVGEIKEQRTLSLHGPFMGNLAAAWYDPEARKVQVLEDTKDTLNWDLACLVIEQVRPTLIIMSTRTQNSLIDKVEEYRDQNKCELLILSSHSCCPKAASIHLASVRFSDSSVTLPVCHAEEQFAYDESRSGMTVDDRGWRDEGAGMGTYRLSLVKLGCWMNINAPLATVAAGVLVEQVKKGRTMEVMLGGQHLNGLELIALESMDLERHMQINKDTLTSLAIFDVESHAFMYSDQDKQALSIFGKRFHYPVLESYYRLTVTSGKLDSTVTPLGKKLLHTWHLRPLLDLAEISTRHDAVEFFSSAENAYFMTSLRKTMKGVRNVPAHCTKLQTGRGSYAEWQCLVDALTAAFEIRNFMCGVTTPVSLPIVEKIRETITDDLIIFCQDMNAIIDWDASRLESRVAVRPGVDDELDNWREVYAGIGCGYCPMYAIRLTFTIGLDATLNQVALMIYPQVPPGISSSVNVVYLPQLGYLAVIQADADEPPEIPGWESRFHTEDRYYYKTVEMEDLDDHFGDLYTLMIGKEIEIIQRLVEHLKDYEISILRTVDIIAELDCILALARAARELGLKRPVMREEPVLQIRKGRHILFESLVPRYIENDTMIASGGVDGLASMMIITGANGSGKSAYGKQVALMAFLAQIGSFVPAEEAVIGICDKIFTRLQTRESTSRHASAFMIDLGQVSQALRGATRHSLIIMDEFGKGTHPADGAGLLAGTIEYLLQGACPRSIVMTHFHELFANNFITEDRLSVRFCHMKTLLVDDSDGIQYLYKLVPSLSLTSNAAECALRHGIPKRIVDRAQEVTKCVSTFEISKLLDATLTMENIQEIKASEELTRRFLTWDIDPDSEDVIEVLRQMIEETDVFLEEDISICVEGTANRQNAATSDESSIDSSEEVH, via the exons ATGCATGGAAACCTGAAACGACAAGCTACTTCTGCTACAAGCACCCGCGAGTCAAGGTCTGGTGAAACAGTCAAACGACtaaaagggaagaaaagccACGGCACAAGGCAGCAATCAACACTGGCTCTGACAAGCCAGACAGAGCAGCCACAATCCGGATTGCAACGAATCCTGACAGGAGGAtcagagaatgaagagatgaatACCGAACAAGGAGGCGATGTCATAATGGTAGGTGAGATCAAGGAACAAAGG ACGCTTTCCTTGCATGGACCATTCATGGGCAATCTCGCTGCGGCATGGTACGACCCAGAAGCAAGAAAGGTACAAGTTTTGGAAGACACGAAGGACACGCTGAATTGGGATCTAGCTTGTCTTG TCATTGAGCAAGTGCGACCCACGCTTATCATAATGAGTACTAGAACTCAGAATTCCCTGATAGACAAGGTAGAAGAGTACC GTGACCAAAATAAATGCGAACTGCTTATCCTATCTTCTCATTCTTGCTGTCCCAAGGCAGCTTCTATACATCTTGCTTCTGTTCGATTTTCAGACTCATCTGTAACGCTGCCTGTTTGTCATGCAGAAGAACAATTCGCATACGACGAGTCGCGCAGTGGAATGACAGTAGATGATCGTGGCTGGAGAGACGAAGGTGCTGGGATGGGAACTTACAGGCTGAGTTTGGTGAAACTGGGGTGTTGGATGAATATCAATGCTCCTTTAGCA ACGGTAGCAGCTGGAGTCTTGGTTGAACAAGTAAAAAAGGGTCGCACAATGGAGGTCATGCTCGGTGGACAACATTTAAATGGATTAGAGCTTATTGCCTTGGAAAGTATGGATTT GGAAAGGCACATGCAGATAAACAAGGACACCTTAAC ATCATTAGCAATCTTCGATGTGGAGTCGCACGCATTCATGTATTCCGACCAAGATAAACAGGCATTGTCTATCTTCGGTAAAAGATTTCATTATCCCGTTTTGGAAAGCTACTATAGACTGACAGTCACTTCAGGCAAGCTTGATTCTACTGTCACCCCACTCGGCAAAAAACTACTTCACACATGGCATCTTCGTCCATTACTCGACCTTGCCGAGATCTCTACTCGACACGACGCCGTTGAattcttttcctccgccGAGAACGCATACTTTATGACAAGTTTAAGGAAAACCATGAAGGGTGTAAGGAATGTGCCTGCTCATTGTACTAAACTGCAGACGGGAAGGGGGAGCTACGCTGAATGGCAATGTTTAGTGGAC GCTTTGACAGCTGCATTCGAAATCAGGAATTTCATGTGTGGTGTAACTACTCCTGTATCACTGCCAATTGTAGAAAAG ATCAGAGAAACCATCACCGATGATcttatcatcttctgccaagATATGAATGCTATC ATTGATTGGGATGCTTCAAGACTTGAAAGTCGAGTTGCTGTTCGACCAGGTGTTGACGATGAGCTCGATAACTGGCGGGAGGTATACGCAGGTATAGGTTGCGGTTACTGTCCCATGTATGCGATAAGACTGACGTTCACCATAGGTCTCGATGCAACACTT AACCAAGTGGCTCTAATGATATATCCTCAAGTACCACCAGGTATATCATCGAGCGTGAACGTTGTCTACTTGCCTCAGTTAGGATACCTCGCAGTGATACAGGCAGATGCAGATGAACCACCAGAAATACCAGGATGGGAAAGTCGA TTTCACACAGAAGATCGGTACTACTACAAGACAGTAGAGATGGAAGACCTGGACGACCACTTCGGCGACTTGTACACACTGATGATTG gaaaagagattgaaatcATTCAACGGTTGGTAGAGCACCTTAAGGATTATGAGATATCAATTCTGCGAACTGTCGATATCATAGCGGAGTTGGATTG CATCTTGGCATTGGCTCGAGCAGCAAGAGAATTGGGGCTGAAGCGTCCCGTCATGAGAGAAGAGCCTGTGTTACAGATTCGGAAAGGACGACATATTCTATTCGAGAGTTTGGTTCCTCGGTACATCGAGAACGATACCATGATAGCGTCTGGAGGGGTCGATGGTTTGGCCAGCATG ATGATTATTACAGGCGCAAATGGCTCCGGTAAATCTGCATATGGCAAGCAG GTCGCTTTAATGGCTTTCCTGGCGCAGATAGGGAGCTTTGTGCCGGCTGAGGAAGCCGTGATAGGCATTTGCGACAAAA TATTCACACGCCTTCAGACTCGCGAGTCTACTTCACGA CATGCTTCCGCTTTTATGATAGATCTTGGCCAAGTTTCTCAAGCGCTTAGAGGTGCCACCCGGCATTCTCTGATCATAATGGACGAGTTTGGTAAAG GTACTCATCCTGCCGATGGGGCTGGACTTCTGGCAGGTACAATTGAATATCTTCTGCAAGGAGCGTGCCCTCGATCAATTGTCATGACCCATTTTCA CGAACTCTTTGCCAACAATTTCATTACTGAAGACCGACTATCAGTGCGTTTTTGCCACATGAAGACGCTTTTGGTGGATGACTCAGATGGTATACAATACCTTTACAA GCTTGTCCCTTCACTTAGCTTAACTTCAAACGCAGCAGAGTGTGCGCTTAGACACGGAATCCCGAAACGTATCGTTGACAGAGCCCAAGAGGTCAC CAAATGCGTCTCAACGTTTGAAATATCCAAATTGCTCGATGCGACTTTGACAATGGAAAATATACAGGAAATCAAAGCATCAGAGGAACTTACCAGGCGTTTCTTGACTTGGGATATCGATCCAGACAGTGAAGATGTGATCGAGGTATTGCGACAGATGATTGAAGAGACGGATGTCttccttgaggaagatattTCCATCTGTGTGGAAGGAACTGCGAATCGACAGAATGCTGCGACCAGCGATGAAAGTAGCATAGATTCAAGTGAGGAGGTCCACTGA